The following are encoded together in the Mesoterricola sediminis genome:
- a CDS encoding discoidin domain-containing protein, which yields MAPFPRTPSRLALGLACAALLGEAPPRVLDAFPDIRAWTAAPSDGVSLRLGHARGPGGQGALRLDFDFNGRAGYAAARRTLPVKLPANYELSFWIRGEGLPNALEFKLVDPSGDNVWWVRKPDFTLPGGWTRIVLKKRHVSFAWGPGGADPSVIGALEWCVTAGQGGKGFAEFSGLTLRELPPEHPYAGTPVASASASQPGFGPSGPPAKAWRAPREGGWFQQAFGESRVFGGVRVDWDGEAPLDFDLQASDDGRRWTTLKEVRGAGGAASLLQTPETEARFLRVVCRRTRGGGPWGVRALTAQPLAFGASANALFEAAAKAAPRGDYPRGFLGEQGYWTLVGVDGGVDSALLSEDGAVEPGRARPALEPFLWDGTRLLGWAQADSTQTLEGEGLPIPTVTRRMGDLVLRVTAYGAGRPGAPVVRCRYRVSREGGRPWKGALFLALRPFQVNPPAQFLGTSGGVAPVRRLTFDARGVQLDGRRYLTTLTPPSGAGAKPFAAGPLLEDLGRGRLPAAASVEDPDGWASGALRYDLDLGPGETRDLYVDLPLAGDPGPLPAFEDGLRAEAEAWAERLGRVGLDLPEPGASATLRTCLAHILISRQGPALRPGTRAYARSWIRDGAMMGAALLRLGHAQAAKDYLAWYAPNLFEDGKVPCVVDGRGSDPVPENDSHGEFIHLLAEIGRFTGDRTFVAAWWPQARAAAAWMARHREPSDGHQGEPWRGLMPRSISHEGYSAKPMHSFWDDFWALRGLKDAAWIAGFLGEQAEAARWAGEAADFRASVLRALDGSRARHGIPYLPGCVELGDFDATSTTIALLPGGEQAHLPAEALLATFERFHAEVSGRRRGEGDGRYTPYELRAIGAYAFLGWGDRAAELLEGYLADRRPLAWNQWPEVIVRNPRESTFLGDLPHAWVGSDYLRSLLALLVVDRESDGAWVLGGGLPASWVSRPGGVGIRNLRMPGGALTYQVRAEGGRVVWELGGGVEPPQGGLVLRWPLPGGFRRATVDGQPVEVAGKEMIIRRLPARVVMEP from the coding sequence ATGGCCCCTTTCCCGCGCACGCCTTCCCGGTTGGCCCTTGGCCTGGCTTGCGCCGCCCTCCTGGGCGAAGCACCTCCCAGGGTCCTGGACGCCTTCCCGGATATCCGGGCCTGGACCGCGGCGCCCTCGGACGGGGTCTCCCTCCGCCTGGGGCACGCCCGGGGCCCCGGGGGCCAGGGCGCCCTGCGCCTGGACTTCGATTTCAACGGGCGGGCCGGGTACGCGGCCGCCCGCAGGACCCTGCCGGTGAAGCTCCCGGCCAACTACGAGCTGTCCTTCTGGATCCGCGGCGAAGGCCTGCCCAACGCCCTGGAGTTCAAGCTGGTGGATCCCTCCGGCGACAACGTCTGGTGGGTCCGCAAGCCGGACTTCACGCTGCCGGGGGGCTGGACCCGGATCGTCCTCAAGAAGCGCCATGTGAGCTTCGCCTGGGGGCCCGGGGGGGCGGACCCCTCGGTCATCGGCGCCCTGGAGTGGTGCGTCACCGCCGGGCAGGGCGGGAAGGGCTTCGCGGAGTTCAGCGGCCTCACCCTCCGGGAACTGCCCCCCGAGCATCCCTACGCCGGCACACCGGTGGCGTCGGCCTCGGCTTCGCAGCCTGGGTTCGGGCCCTCGGGACCGCCGGCCAAGGCCTGGCGGGCTCCCCGGGAGGGGGGCTGGTTCCAGCAGGCCTTCGGCGAATCCCGCGTCTTCGGCGGCGTGCGCGTGGACTGGGACGGCGAGGCGCCCTTGGACTTCGACCTCCAGGCCTCGGACGACGGCCGGAGGTGGACCACCCTCAAGGAGGTGCGCGGCGCTGGGGGCGCCGCCAGCCTCCTTCAGACGCCGGAGACCGAGGCGCGCTTCCTGCGCGTGGTCTGCCGGCGGACCCGGGGCGGGGGACCCTGGGGCGTGCGGGCCCTGACCGCGCAGCCCCTGGCCTTCGGGGCGTCCGCGAACGCCCTCTTCGAGGCGGCCGCCAAGGCCGCCCCCCGGGGCGACTATCCCCGCGGCTTCCTGGGCGAGCAGGGCTACTGGACCCTCGTGGGCGTGGACGGGGGCGTCGACAGCGCCCTGCTGTCCGAGGACGGCGCCGTGGAGCCCGGCCGGGCCCGGCCGGCCCTGGAACCCTTCCTCTGGGACGGGACCCGGCTCCTGGGCTGGGCCCAGGCCGACAGCACCCAGACCCTGGAGGGGGAGGGCCTGCCCATCCCCACCGTCACGCGCCGCATGGGCGACCTGGTCCTGCGCGTCACCGCCTACGGGGCCGGACGCCCCGGGGCCCCCGTGGTGCGCTGCCGCTACCGCGTCTCCCGGGAGGGGGGCCGGCCCTGGAAGGGCGCCCTCTTCCTGGCCCTGCGGCCCTTCCAGGTGAACCCCCCGGCCCAGTTCCTGGGCACCTCCGGGGGCGTCGCCCCCGTGCGGCGCCTGACCTTCGACGCCCGGGGCGTCCAGCTCGACGGCCGCCGCTACCTGACCACCCTGACGCCGCCCAGCGGGGCCGGGGCCAAGCCCTTCGCCGCGGGCCCCCTCCTGGAGGACCTGGGGCGGGGCCGCCTCCCCGCCGCAGCCTCGGTGGAGGACCCGGACGGCTGGGCTTCCGGGGCCCTGCGGTACGACCTGGACCTGGGGCCCGGCGAGACCCGGGACCTGTACGTGGATCTGCCCCTGGCCGGGGATCCCGGTCCGCTGCCGGCCTTCGAGGACGGCCTGCGGGCCGAGGCCGAGGCCTGGGCGGAGCGCCTGGGGCGCGTGGGCCTGGACCTGCCCGAGCCCGGCGCCTCCGCCACCCTCCGCACCTGCCTGGCCCACATCCTCATCAGCCGCCAGGGCCCGGCCCTGCGGCCCGGAACCCGCGCCTACGCCCGCTCCTGGATCCGGGACGGGGCCATGATGGGGGCCGCCCTCCTGCGCCTGGGCCATGCCCAGGCCGCCAAGGACTACCTGGCCTGGTACGCCCCGAACCTCTTCGAGGACGGCAAGGTGCCCTGTGTGGTGGACGGCCGCGGGTCCGACCCGGTGCCCGAGAACGACAGCCACGGGGAATTCATCCACCTCCTGGCCGAGATCGGCCGCTTCACGGGCGACCGGACCTTTGTGGCCGCCTGGTGGCCCCAGGCCCGGGCCGCTGCCGCCTGGATGGCCCGGCATCGCGAGCCCTCGGACGGGCACCAGGGCGAGCCCTGGCGGGGCCTCATGCCCCGCAGCATCAGCCATGAGGGCTATTCCGCCAAGCCCATGCACAGCTTCTGGGACGATTTCTGGGCCCTGCGCGGCCTGAAGGACGCGGCCTGGATCGCCGGCTTCCTGGGCGAGCAGGCCGAGGCGGCGCGCTGGGCGGGGGAGGCCGCCGACTTCCGGGCGTCCGTCCTGCGGGCCCTGGACGGGTCCCGGGCCCGGCACGGCATCCCCTACCTGCCCGGGTGCGTGGAACTGGGCGACTTCGACGCCACGTCCACCACCATCGCGCTCCTGCCGGGCGGGGAACAGGCTCACCTGCCCGCCGAGGCCCTCCTGGCCACCTTCGAGCGCTTCCACGCCGAAGTGTCCGGCCGGCGCCGGGGCGAGGGGGACGGCCGCTACACCCCCTATGAATTGCGGGCCATCGGTGCCTATGCCTTCCTGGGCTGGGGCGACCGGGCGGCGGAACTCCTGGAGGGCTACCTGGCGGACCGGAGGCCCCTGGCCTGGAACCAGTGGCCCGAGGTGATCGTGCGGAACCCCCGGGAATCCACCTTCCTGGGCGACCTGCCCCACGCCTGGGTGGGCTCGGACTACCTGCGCTCCCTCCTGGCCCTGCTGGTGGTGGACCGGGAATCGGACGGCGCCTGGGTCCTGGGCGGCGGCCTGCCGGCGTCCTGGGTCTCCCGTCCGGGCGGCGTCGGCATCCGGAACCTGCGGATGCCCGGGGGCGCCCTGACCTACCAGGTCCGCGCGGAGGGGGGCCGGGTGGTCTGGGAACTCGGCGGCGGCGTGGAGCCGCCCCAGGGGGGGCTGGTCCTGCGCTGGCCCCTGCCCGGGGGCTTCCGGCGCGCCACGGTGGACGGCCAACCTGTCGAGGTTGCCGGCAAGGAAATGATCATCAGGCGGCTCCCCGCCCGGGTGGTCATGGAACCATGA